A single Scleropages formosus chromosome 4, fSclFor1.1, whole genome shotgun sequence DNA region contains:
- the tlcd3a gene encoding protein FAM57A translates to MLQVLWCGAVVLFPGLFFCLRKALPSIFTQWTHADVVLVSERLVSTIHAIMATTAGIIVVSSCNNVITDRHWLATQFVVWFGVPYMTYDIYAMYLSHYYRFRVKGHEEYKEHSFQTVNAFVRREFLLVLHHIALLTILLPITLFFRKDQGDYFIGCLFLTELSTPFVSLGKILIQLGLQNCWVHKANGVAVLLTFFVCRIMLFPYMYWAYGQHYGISLYSVPFHLPFSLNLCSLFILAPQVYWFVLLCRKGYRLYQRQGKAQDSAVTTDNPMEDQ, encoded by the exons ATGTTGCAAGTGTTGTGGTGCGGCGCCGTCGTGCTTTTCCCGGGACTTTTTTTCTGCCTCAGGAAAGCGCTCCCGTCCATTTTCACTCAGTGGACCCATGCCGACGTGGTTCTTGTCAGCGAGAG GTTGGTATCCACTATCCATGCCATCATGGCCACAACAGCTGGAATAATtgtggtttcctcctgcaaCAATGTGATAACAGACAG GCACTGGCTGGCCACTCAGTTTGTGGTTTGGTTTGGTGTACCATACATGACTTACGACATCTATGCCATGTATTTGAGTCACTATTACCGCTTCCGGGTCAAAGGCCATGAGGAGTACAAGGAGCATTCTTTCCAGACAGTCAACGCATTTGTCCGGCGTGAGTTCCTGCTCGTGCTACATCACATCGCCCTGCTGACCATCCTTCTGCCCATCACACTG TTCTTCAGGAAGGATCAGGGGGACTACTTTATCGGATGCCTGTTCCTAACAGAGCTGAGTACTCCTTTTGTCTCCCTGGGGAAGATCCTCATACAG CTGGGTCTCCAGAATTGCTGGGTGCACAAGGCCAACGGTGTAGCTGTACTACTGACCTTCTTCGTGTGTCGCATCATGCTCTTCCCCTACATGTACTGGGCGTATGGCCAGCACTATGGCATCTCCTTGTACAGTGTGCCCTTCCACTTGCCCTTCTCCCTCAACCTGTGCAGTCTTTTCATCCTGGCACCCCAGGTCTACTGGTTTGTGCTACTGTGCCGGAAGGGCTACCGGTTGTACCAACGCCAGGGCAAGGCACAAGACTCTGCCGTCACCACAGACAACCCCATGGAAGACCAATAG